Genomic DNA from Schistosoma haematobium chromosome 1, whole genome shotgun sequence:
ACTTATTCAGTGTCTATTTGTGTTTTGTAATAATGATAGATTTAGCAGATCAGGCAGAGTTGGCCAAGacacaattaattatttttcctCAGCTAGACATTAAAACTGTGGTAGGGTAGACCGAAGTACACTGACATCAATAATTGCTTGTACATTTAATTCATCATATGAATATTTTAACATATTTTGACTGTTAACTTCAAACTAAATCTTGAAAGCAGGATCTCTTGGTATTATGGTGGTTATCATTAACAGCAATAGTAACCTACAAGGAAACGGATACTGTTTAAATATGACGTGATGTTTAAGTGAATAAGTGTGTATGTAGATTGTAAAAAACACCAAACACATATCCTTTTGAAAAAATAGAAATTCTATCCATTGTTGAAATAACCTCAATAAATTACATTAAGACGACTATATAGTAATTTATAATTTGTAAACAAATACTGTCTGTAATAGAATGTAGCCGGAGTTCAGTATGTCAAAATACAAACTTGACTGAAGCATGTAGCTAACTAGAATAAGTATAAAATTAAAGAAGCCACTAGTGAAAAAGATAATATAGTTTCGACCTATGAAATTTTTGACTTTAATTTCTAACTTTTTCAGGAAAGATTAAGATCTGTTCGAAGTCAGcctaaaatattatttaaaatcaaatttaCCACTTTATAATTCTTCCATAACCGTTGTCAATATCCTAATAATCCTCACTAATAGTGACATGAAGTTTGTACATTGATTctaaataattattactatttgataaatcttctaattgaacgctagattcggTTTCCTAAATTCTTCCAGTAATTCCCAGGCTAAATCGACACGGCAACCAAATATGAGAGAAAAGGTGCGATATATGGAAAAAAATCTTATTCCAAGGCTCGTTTATGTACAAAACATCTAGGGTATTTAGAGCATTCCAGACGGCCTTATGTTACTTGGAAGTTCTGGAACTCTTTTAAAGATGGTTGCAATATATTTAATCATCAAATCGGCGTTTTCAGAGCCTCTTTTGGCTTTCTTCGAGGAATTTTCTGGATCTTCCAAACACTATGGTTTATAGGTTACAAAGAGCTGATGAGAAtctacaaataaatgaattcaccgGATTCTGATACACTTATTGCTCTTTATTTAGAAGAAATAAACACTTTCTTTCTAAGCTAAACGATTTAATTGTGAAACTTTCATTGCTATTTTGAACAAAGTTGTCAACACTTCCCTTAAATCTAAGTGACATCACTAAGAATTGTTTCGTTTTTATTTAAAGTAGGTTATGATCGAGAGTCGCGAAAGCTTTAATATTAAGATCACTCAAGTCATGAAATAAAACATTGGATTCACTCATTTATGATGCATGTTTGCTTATACATTCCAGATCCTGTTTCGTTATGATTTGTCTAGCTTTATATTAATTTTCGTGAAAACGATATGTTGTCTTGTTTTTCAAAAGAAGAAAGTTGGAATGGTAATGTATTCAGATTGTAAGCCAATATAAGAAATGAATACATCTGTATCAGcactattattaatatcaagTCATATCATctataaattttaaattattgatcTTTAGAAACGGAGCTTAAACTAAAATTTTAATCATTAGGATATTTCGTACTTATGGTTAAATAGTTCTTGATAGCTGTTAATAACTCTTGATTGACACAGGAAAATCCATAGTCCCTGAAAAAAATGAGTAGTTCAGTCACTCACACGATTGTTGAAAACTTCCAGGATCTCATTCGACACTACTGTTACGCGTAATGACATTTGTACTGAATGCGACGATTTCTTGCaggatataaatatatactCTATGTGATCAGTTTAAAATCAAGGAAATCAACACAGTCACATGACAAATGACATTATGGTGTTTATCAAAACTAACTTAACTATGAAACCTTTTTCATCAAGGTAAATGTTTTATAGATAAAGCGAATTTACAAATCTGTCACGGTCAACAATATTCTGGAAGCACTTTGATCAATCTAATAAATATAAAACCATTATTTAAGTTAGTCTTCTGTAAACGTAAAAGAGAAACTAGTTTTTGTACAACAGCTTTATAAATATTGTTTGATTTGAAGAGAATTTACATTATGGATTGGCTTTAACTGAGCaacttttgaaaaataaatagcaATGAGcaattgtttcattttagtatgatACTTTATTCAGGTATTCACCTACATATTTTTGTGGTGATAACTGATTTGCTAATAGTCTAGTTTGTAAAGTCACTATGATCTATAATAATTCATAGTCTGGCAGTGAATCAATTGTAAGAGGTTACCTATCCTATCACCATTTAATAACTAACACACTTCTGATTAGTGACAAATACCGTGTTCGTCTAGTCCTTGGTTTTTGGATTCTACCAATCAAACTgtgatatgaataaatattcCAGTCTTACAGGAGGTCAGTTAATGTCTGAATAGATCAGTGGTAATGTATCAAACTACATAACTGAGTGATGCATATTCGAATATCATATAAAAAATGTTTCTTCAATATTACCGGTGTTTTTCTGACAAGTGTCAACTCGCACGAAACCTAGATCTAGGATTTCCTAAGACAACATCCAACCACTTAATGTCAGTTAATATTTTGTGATTACTTAAATGATTAGAGTATTAAGGTACACTGAAAACTGTTTTCTCCGTAAACTTCTGTCGACTGGAGAACCATTAAAACTTATAGTATTGAACAGTTATTTCGTTTTAATCTGGCATTATTGACCAGTGTGCACTCATGAAATATAAGCAAATTGTGGGATTCAAGATCGATCATAATTCTATCCTGAACATTATTGTGGGGAAACATAAACCATTAGGAATATTTCTCATACAAGTTCATGAGTCAGATGGATAAAACcgaaatttcaaaataaaaactgCTAATTAAACTAATGCAAGAATTTACACCGTCGCCCCTGTTTAAGATTCTTATATTCAGCGAATATATGCTTTTATATAGCAAACAAAAACATCATGAAATGAAAAATAGCAATCTTTAGCTGTTTGACGATCTTAATTTTTATCCAGCAATAGTAATTTACCGTCTTTTAAATAACTCACCTAACAAAAATGTTACATTTAACATCTTAATACATTTATTCACTTGATCATTTGTTCTATCCTTTGAAATGTTTAGATGAGATTCGAAGACGAGTTCTGTCAGTAATTTGTTACTTCAATTATcctaatcattttatttatttactgatcAATTAGACTGTCAtaacattattataatttaacaTCTAGAAACCTTTTGAAGTAATTCACAAATATTTATCTATTCTAAGTTCAGGAAATCAGTCATATATCTGTTCCTTTCAAAACACTACCATTACATGATTTCTTTTAGACTACAATCACTAACTTTCAATTTTAAGTTATCAGtataaaactattttaatttACTCTCTTTCTGAAGATTGCTCAATCTTAAGCTATACAAAAAGAAAGATAAGTCTATTTATTAAAATCTCTATGAAATTGAAGTTAAACTTTTTTGCATCTACCAAAGAATCAATGTAAGAAACTTTACAAACCAAAAAAGATGTAATTTAGATTATCATAACAATTTACTACCCTTCAGAATTAATTACTttctaaagaaataaataattaataaaagtaTAGAATAATTTCTTTATTAGGCTAAAAGTATTATTCTTTAAGGAGTCCCGTAATAGGACGAAAaagtcgtccaatgcttctaggtttttcatggtggtctagcttcaattgactcatgatttcaactgttgaaatgaaatgaaattattccCTTTTTTTTAGATTAAAAATAGAATTTTCAAAATCATGTTTTGTGGTCTGTTatcaaatgtttgtttgttgttgttgtcaggAACAATCAAAAATggttatttttcattgttatagTATTCAAATAGAAATGAATTACTTATCACAGATTTTATTATTGAACTAAATAATAATTAGATCTTACTATTCAATAAGAATTTAAGGTAGATTTTTCATGTTATTTAAATGTAACATAAAAGTAAATAGGGATTGTTAAGTGAATCAAGAAAATACTTTTATAAACAAGAAAATCCATTAAATGCTATATTTAAATTAACCTCTTAAAATATAGAAagattttataattgaattgtTGAACATAATTGTTGAGATTTTTTACTGAGGCTTGACTACAGTAATCATCATCTGAATTCTCGAAATATTATACATAAAGACAATAGATTACCATCATTTAATAGATTTCAATTTAAGGATTAAAATGACGGTTAAAGTCTTGTGACCCAATTTGGACATCGACACTGATGCACAACAATATCCGGTCGATGATTACTGACTAAGATGGATTGCTCACTCTAAATTTCACTAACATCAACTATGTAAATTATAATCAACTTGTAATTTGTGAGAATTCCAATACATCAGTAGAAGGAAGTTATACACTTGCAGAGATTGATCAAATACAAAGATGATTATGtacaatgggaaaatacaagtcCCAGAGTTTATAACCGAAAGTTATGTAAAttgaataactttttttattcgTTTTTAAAATTTGTCAATAATAGGTATTAAATTCTAATCCCTAGAGAATACAACTATGAAAAAATTGACTTTTAAAGCTTTAGAGTAGAGTAATATACACTTTAAATCTTAGCTGATGGTatattgtaattttatgttGACTATGATACAAGTTTCCATAATACCCAGCTAAAATTAGTACTCACATATAATCATTTCAGTTCTTTTTAGGATTCAGTGAACATATTTGAACTAGTTGAACGTTTTCTTATATCTACGGAGTAAGAATTGGTCAATTTAAATAGACGAACAGATGTTGTAGATAAATTGCTCCCAAATGTCCTGATACggctgagggtggggagagtccactctccctctcgaaatgctctcacatagctacgcgtatatagcctctgccagggcaGTCCTACacactgctttctcgtggcggcggtgtcgtttacgaaattcagaggacgaaaagccaaTATCCGGAGCTTTAATCGGGTCGGTGGATATAGTGCATCCCCTTAGGagtgttggaaaaccctaattccaaatcaatggtgcacatgagctccagtatcccgaGGGACAAagtggcgtataaaccaattgttAGTTACCGACtatcatggaactgcatctccttacgattctccactgccttatggatcagacctttagatcgaaagTTACGGGTGTGGcaccctaaggaaaccacctactTTGGTCTGGGCATCATATGTAATTAATAAATACTGTAATACGTACAATATCGGCATTTTAGCGTTAAAATCTTTTGTGTATGCTATTACAGTTATACTCAATAAGTGTATTTGGAAAAGAATCTAGCGAACTTCAGTTTTTATCTTTAAATATGCAATGAAATCACTTTagtatatattcatataaaccATTCAACACATTGCTTAACATTGAGAATAACCTCTTTACAGGCAATAATCGACAGTATTGTTTGTCGACACTAAATACAGTAACACATAAATACATgcacaaaaataataaaaagaccGAAAATGTTGGGATAAACTTATTAAAAGCGACATGACTACCAGATTTtttcaactatatatatataaacacaatATGAAGCaagttaatgataaataaatataaatataaatataaatataaatatcaaaAGTCATACAAAATTGAGTACAATGAAAGTAGGTCACATAAATActtttaaattttcaaaaaaatattaatatttaacattttatcagaataaggtttgtggagattatggtaatttaatagttgaattcatgagtcaattgaagctaaaccactagggaaaacctggaagcattgaacggccatctagtcctagtattggactcttcagcagtgcgcatccactatctgTCTTTGTTATGTTATTATGGTAATTAATTTATGCAACTTGAAAAATTCTTAAATGAAAGTAAATACAAGTTATTTGTATTCATTGGTAAGAcctagatattttaaaattaactaaAGATTAACTAACACTTCAAATTACAGTTTAACATTCAAATAACGAGTATGTTCATGTATGTGATTAGATAAAAATTAATTGTTGTTTGCATAAAAACTCCATATTTTCCATAGAAACACCAACGAAATTTACTTATCATTTTCCAGAAGATATTAACCAAAGTTTGCATATtaacatttattatatttatttcactttaaaTAACTAAGCAATATTAAGAGTAGTACCATTTAGTCTAATGTTTTCAATATTACACAACAACTGGATCATAACGTTGAAGCATGCTGTCATAAGAGACAGAAAGAGTGAAACGATTTTATTCTAGATCATCGGATGTTTAATGATTAATCGATTACACCATTAACTCATAATAGTGGTAATCAAGAAAAGCACAATCAACTATGAATTATTCTAGTTGATTGCAAAATAGAAGCACACATAAGCATGAAACAGATTAATTGAGATGAAcaacaaataaaacattattgatttatataaaacTGTGTGTCATTGATAAGGTTGAACTTtatagtttgaaataaatggaGTACTGGGTAGATtgttaaaaacaattaaatcccgtggggggcgggatcgtggatgcgcaccgctgaggagtcccataccaggacgaaacggccttccagtacttccaggttttccatggtggtctagcttcaattgactcatgatttcaaatactgaaattactaaaatctccacaaaaccgcttCTGAAAATAACAAATATGCAAAGCAATTTCTATCCCACTACttcatattacaaatgtatACATTTTTCATACCCATCTTCAGACGCAAAAATTAATACAATGACATGTCATACAAATTTACCTTGACCAAAAATAACTTGACATTGATATATTTAGACCTATTGCGGTTttgattgtactaaaaatattttgCATTGTTTCCTTTGTGTTATTTAAACTTGTGATAAATTAATATcggttatttgtttactttgaagaagtggcttagaTTAAGTCACAAAATGTCAGATATACAATTTTCTACACATTAGACTATCacaaaaagtatatttattttattcaaattgaCCACTGGCTTTATAGTTAACTTCCTCTCTTATTTGATTTGCTTCATCTAAATATAGCAAAAATAAGCattgattgattattaattGTTGTATGACTTCCCAGTTCTATAAAAGCCTAAATTGAATAGAATTTAATTGACTATTGACATTGAAAACAGAATGAAATTAACAGTGATTTATACTTGTTTCTCTGATGAGATCGATGGACTATTATGTTGATCACTAGGATATTCACAGTCATATTGTTCATCAGTTTCTTCATGTAGATGCTgatcaataacttcatcatgtACATTAAATCCAAGATATTTACTATagttatattttaaatgtttttctggtttattatttttctcaatAATTTCATTTGAATCCTTTTGTTCCATtgtcttatttttattatacCAAATACACCAAGCTTTATTTGGTAGTCCTGAATAATGTGAATAACTGCCTCCTTGTAAAGATTCGATAACTGCTTGTTGAAAACTAGATCCAGATGGAATAATAAAGTGCTCATTAATTGGATCTTGTTCATTAGGTTCATAGAATAGAAACAGTAAACCATTAATGATAGCTTTAAGGCCCATTCCACTGATTTAACCGTGAAAAGAAAGAAGATACAATAGAAGACAAAAGAATCATAATAAAAGTTTTATATCATTCATAATTACTAATGATACCAGTACTATTAACTTGAAATGTAAAACAAAGATTTTTCGCTTTTTGTTCAAAATATTGCTGTTTTTTTCATGTATTATTCTATATTGTAAGTGATTTACATGTTTACATATGCGGAAAGGCTGGGATAATACAAAAAATACTCAAACTACATTGATTGATAGGTAATCTTTAGTTGAGTTTCTACGCGTGCTTGCATTAGCCAAAATGGTATATTTGCATTCATATTATCCTTGACGTTCAGCCATTGTTAGTTAATGTCATAGCCTGAAACATAGTTTTCACGTTAACCTGGCTAAAACTGTCCTATTatagaaataaaatgtttagatACTTAGCGTCGATACAGTAATTAGcgctattttatttattccttaGTCCTGATAAGACTCTGTTAATGTCAGTACACTATTGTCATACGTTTGAGGGGTTCAAAGTCGAAGTGAAATTTATTTGACGTTAAGCAGTTGAAGCCAGTCACACCATGACATTGGAAGGAAAAAATTTTTGCATCAAAAACAGGTTGAAACCCATTTGAGTGAAAACGATTCGACGAGAATAAAAAGACAGTATGGTGTTTTTCCCAAAACCTGTGTCACAGACGAAAATTGGTTCAATCTGGA
This window encodes:
- a CDS encoding hypothetical protein (EggNog:ENOG410W2AT~COG:T), encoding MGLKAIINGLLFLFYEPNEQDPINEHFIIPSGSSFQQAVIESLQGGSYSHYSGLPNKAWCIWYNKNKTMEQKDSNEIIEKNNKPEKHLKYNYSKYLGFNVHDEVIDQHLHEETDEQYDCEYPSDQHNSPSISSEKQV